In Flammeovirgaceae bacterium, the sequence AACGGCTGCCAAAATGTAACCCGCAACGAGGTAACGGTATTTAATCCTCCGGTTGCTGACTTTCAGCTTCCTTCTGCATCACCTTTCTGTACCCATCAGGCTTATACATTTACAAATACTTCTTCTTATGATGCCGGAAGCGATATTTCCTGGAACTGGATGGTTAATTCAGTTGGCGTTTCAACAGACGAGGATTTGCAGTTGTCGTTCAGTAATTCTGTTCCGCACGAAGTAAAACTTATTGCCTCCATACCGGGGTGTTCAAGTGAGATGATAAAAAATATCTCAACAGTCGTTGGTGGCCCTTCTGTCAATTTCAACATAACGGGGCATTGCCAGCAGGCGCCTGTATCTTTCACCAATGCCACTTCCGGTAGTGTAACGGCATATACGTGGGACTTTGATGATGGCAATATATCTAATGAGGAGAACCCTGTTCATGTCTTTTCGGCTTCAGGAACCTTTAATGTTCAGCTAACCGCCACCAATGCAGCCGGCTGCATGAACTCCGTAACCCAGCCTATCATAATTTATTCTAAACCCCAAACCGATTTTTCGGTGGCCTTGCCGCCCTTTTCGTGCAGCGGCTCAGCCACCCAGTTTAATGATGCCACACCCAACCCGCCCGACAGCAACATTGCTTCCTGGTTATGGGATTTTGATGACGGAGGAAGTACATCAACCCTTAAAAATCCGCAGCATGTTTATACAATGCCGGCTACTTATCAGGTTACACTAACCACCACCACCAACTTCGGTTGTTCGGCAACCGTACAAAAACCTGCGCTCATCCTGCCATCACCAACCGTTGATTTCAGTAACTCGCCACCCTGCCGGAACATACCGGTAAGCTTTACCGATCAAACCCCCGGCAGCAACCAAGCATGGCTATGGCAGGTAGAGAGTTCATTTTATTCGGTTCAAAACCCCACGCATACGTTTACCACTACAGGCACCAAAAACGTTATGCTTGCTGTAACCGGTGCCAATGGATGTGTTGGAACCAGAACAAAGCAGGTTGTGGTACCCGTTCAACTCGTTCCTGATTTTACCGTTGAAAAAAACTGTGTCAATCAACAAACACATTTTAGCGATAACACCAACGATTTTGCCGATCCGATAACAGCCTGGCAATGGACATTTGGAGCTCTTGGCACCGGAACCGGCAGCACGGCCGAGTTCACCTTTCCATCCGTGGGCAGCGTAAATGTAAACCTTGTGGTAACCACACAAACCGGGTGTTCTTATTCGCGATTAAAAAGTGTAAGTATTGAGCCTGCACCAATGGCATCATTTACGGCTACGCCAACCGTGGGCGAACCGCCACTTCCGGTATCATTCACCAATACATCATCCGGAGCAACCTCCTATCTGTGGTACTTTGGCGATTCCGGGAACTCTTCCAGTACCATACCGTCTCCGCAATTTACATTTACCGAGTTGGGTCAATACACGGTAGAGCTAACCGCTTATAATCCACTCAGTTGTTCCCACAAAGCAACACGCACCATACACGTGGTTGTTCCGGCAATTAATGTGGAAGTGAGTTTACTTGAACTTCTCACTAACCAGGCTTCGCTCACTCCTGCGGTAACACTCATAAATCGCAGCAATGTTCCAATTCAAAATCCGGTTGTTCGTTTTGATTTAACGGGTACTGCAGCCATCAATGAAGTGATACCGGTTACTATTCCATCCAACAGCTCCTATCGGCATGTGGCAAGTTTTTTCATTCCGGTACGCGATGGGCTGGATTATGTTTGTGCCGAAGTGTTGCTGGATGATACCACACCGCATGACAACCGCCTTTGTTCAACGGTTGAAGCTGATTTTTTTGTTTTAGAACCTTACCCTAATCCCGTATTCGGAAAGCAGCCTGTAACCATCAGTTGGGTATCAGCTACCGAAAACTCGGCAATAATTTCTTTGCTCGGCAGTTCCGGTCAACAGGTTTTTTCATCAGTCCTATCAGCCAGCACCGGTTTCAACTCAGTTGAGATAACCACCGGGCAACTGCGGGCTGGTTTATACATTTTGCGGATAACGTCCGGTAACATGGTAAAAAATTTCCGGCTGGTGGTTGGCGAATAATGCAGCCGGCAATTAGGTATAAACCCTTTTTACTTTATTTTTACAGTCTTTAATTAAAGAGCCCTCTATGAAGAACATTAAACTCGATGCTACCGACCGGAAGATACTGGAATTGCTGCAACGGAACTCCAATATTACCAATGCCTTGCTGGCCAAGGAAATTGGCCTGTCTCCGGCACCGACATTAGAACGCGTAAATAAGCTGGAGAACAACAAAGTAATAAAAAGTTACCATGCCGTGATCGATCCGAATGCCGTTGGCCTTGGTGTAAGCACGTTTGTTATGGCTTCACTGAAGGGCCATAACAAAGAGAACATTGATAAATTTGTAAAGGCCATCGCTACCATTGACGAGGTAATTGAATGCCACCACATTACCGGTGCTGGTGATTTTATTTTACGGATTGTTTGTGCCGACATTGCCGCCTACCAGCAACTGATGCTGGAGAAAGTATCGAACATTGAAGTGGTTGACAGCCTGCAAACCATGGTTATTCTCTCCACATTTAAGAACAGCAAGGTTCTGCCCATACCTAACTGAGCATGACAGCCGAGAAGACCTTAATTCTGGATGCCCTGCAGGTAAAACAGAAAATCCGCAGGATGGCTTTTGAGATTTTCGAAAACAATTTCAAAGAGAAGGTTATTGTTATTGCCGGCATTGACGGCCAGGGTTATACGCTGGCGAAATTACTGGCTAAAGAAGTTGCAGCAATCTCTGAAACAGAAGTTAAACTGGTTAAGGTTACACTCGATAAGGAGGCTCCGCAGTTGAATGCGGTTGCGCTAGACTGTGACGTAAAAGATGCTAAGAAAAAAAGTATTGTCTTGGTAGATGATGTACTGAATACCGGCCGCACACTGGCCTATGCCATGAAGCCCTTTCTTGATGTTGAAATCAAAAAACTTGAAGTAGCCGTACTCATCAATCGGAGTCACTCTGCTTTCCCTATCGCTCCGCGTTACTCCGGATACGAACTGGCCACCACCATTACCGATCATGTTGAAGTTGTTCTTGGAAAAGATACCGCGGTGTACCTCAAGTAATCAGTTGCAGATTTCGTCATCAGGTTCTTTACCGAACCAAACTACCCCATACTCTTTATATAAACCGATACCAATGGCATTCCATTGCACCGGCTTCCAGATGCCTTCGTTTATAATTACCTGGTTATGGCCGGGGCTTCTTTTCCAGCCTTCCAGTCCCTCTTCTGCGTTGGCACCCGCGGTGCTGAAATAGGAAATCTCATAGCCGTTACCCGGGTAACCGGCAATTTCTTTCGGCTTGTCCCACATGCACCGGGCCTGTTTATGATCATCGGTGTAGCAGCAGGCTGTCCACTTTCCGTTTTTCGACCAACTGTGAAGATTACACCGCTGATTATTTGGGTCGTAGTGCTCGGCCAAATCCTTTGCATGGAGTTGAGCTACACGGGTAAGTTTAGGCGACAGCGGTATGGAATTCAGTCCTTTCGCAGCGCGGTATTCCATAATCATATCATAAAGCCGTTGTTCTTCATCGTTAAGACAGGTTTTCAATGAAATCGATTCAGGAGCAAAAGATTGCAGGCTAAGCAACAGGAGTATCAGCACGGAAGTTGGGATTGATTTCATAGTTCCAGAGAAAACGTTCGCTTACGCCTAAATTATTCATTATAGCTGTATTTTTTTAATTTCAGGGCTTTAACAAATACCATTTAAACCAAATTAAACATGAGCGATCAAAAGATTACTATCCATAACGGGATGCTGAATGTTCCGGATAACCCGACCATACCTTACATCGAAGGCGATGGAACCGGGGTGGATATATGGCCGGCCGCACAACTGGTTTTTGATAAAGCGGTAGAAAAAGCCTATGGGGGCAAACGCAAAATCAACTGGAAGGAAGTACTGGCGGGTGAAAAGTCGTTTAATAAAGTAGGCAACTGGCTGCCCGATGAAACCCTGGATGCCTTTAGGGATTACCTGGTGGGCATAAAAGGCCCACTTACCACACCGGTGGGTGGTGGCATCCGCTCCCTTAACGTTGCCCTACGGCAGATACTGGACTTGTATGTGTGCCTCAGGCCGGTGCGTTGGTACCAGGGTGTGCCATCGCCTGTAAAAAATCCGGGCGCGGTAAACATGGTCATCTTCCGCGAGAATACCGAAGATATTTATGCCGGTATTGAATTTGGTGCCGGCACACCCGAAGCTCAGAAAATATTGGATTTTCTGGCAAAAGAGTTCCCGAAGGAATACAACAAGATACGGTTCAATACGAAAGAAAAATCAGAGACCTTCTGGAAAATGGTGGGCGCCCCCAGTGTGAAGACAGACGTGAATGTGGGCATCGGTATTAAGCCGGTAAGCTGGAGCGGAAGCGTGCGGTTGATTCATAGCGCCATTGCGTATGCCGTTAAGTTTAACCGTAAATCGGTTACGCTGGTACACAAGGGCAACATTATGAAGTTTACCGAAGGTGCCTTTATGGAGTGGGGTTATGCCATTGCCGAAGAATACTTTGGCGATAAAGTGTACACCTGGAAACGGTGGGAAAAAACCAAAAAGGAAAAAGGAGAGGAAGCAGCCAATGCCGAGCAGAAGGCAGCCATCGCAGCCGGTAAAATCATCATCAAAGATTCCATTGCCGACATCACTTTGCAACAAGTGTTAACCCGCCCGGAAGATTTTGAAGTGATTGCTACCTTAAACCTGAACGGTGATTATCTCAGCGATGCATTAGCTGCGCAGGTAGGCGGTATTGGCATTGCGCCTGGAGCTAACATCAACTACATCACCGGTCATGCCATCTTTGAAGCTACGCATGGCACAGCGCCCAAATATGCCGGTCAGGATAAAGTAAACCCCGGCTCCGTGATTCTTTCAGGTGTGATGATGCTGGAGTACATGGGCTGGCAGGAAGCGGCCGACCTGATTAATAAAGGGCTCGAAAAAGCCATCTCCTCCAAGCGGGTAACCTACGATTTCCACCGGCTGATGGATGGCGCCACCCTGCTGAAGTGTTCGGAGTTTGCGCAGGAGGTAGTGAAGAACATGTGATTCATGTTAATATTTTAGATTTAATTTAGCCAGGGGCGGTGCGTACGCACCCGCCCCCGGCTGTTTTTCTTTGATATTTTTTTGACTTCCTATAGGTTACCTCCGGCCTTTTTATACACTAAGTCATGCAAACTAGCCAATTAGCCACAAGACCTATGAGCCTGACTTTTACCACTGCCGAGTTGCGCCTGCTGCGGTATGTAGCCGATGGCGCCAAACTGGAAGTCCTTGCCGCCCAGGAGGGCGTAACCCAGAAGGAAATTGAAACGAGATTAAAAAGCGTGTACAAGCGCCTGGAATCGCGTAATCCTGTTGAAGCCCTGCAAAAGCTGGCGCAATCAAGTTTTGAAGTGGTCGAACGTGGCTAATGGACCATTTTTAGTGCCGTAAGGGCGGCTTCTTCACCTTTGTTGCCGTATTTTCCTCCGGCCCGGTCGTAGGCCTGTTGTTTGTTCAGGGTTGTTAAAACCCCAAAAACAACCGGCTTCCGGGTTTTAAGGCTCACTTCGGTTAAACCATAGGCTACGGCCTGGCAGATATAATTAAAGTGTGGGGTTTCTCCTTGTATCACACAGCCCAGGCAAATCACGGCATGGATGTCTTTTCGCTCAGCCATCCGCAAGGCACCCAGCGATAATTCAAAACTACCCGGAACATTTTGCCTTACTATATTTTTTTGCTTCACGCCATGAGCTTGCAGACTGGCCGATGCAGCGGCATATAACGCCTCGGTAATTTCTTCATTCCATTCGCTTACAACAAGGGCGAATTTTTTACTTTTAATATCACGGTTGGTTAATACTTTACCGCTTCGTAAACTGCCGGCCATAGGTATGAAATTAAAAAGGATAGCTTGCGCTATCCCCTGCAAGGTAAATCAAATTTTATTTATGAGTTTGTCTCCAGTCGGGCTTTCAGTTTGCGCGCGTTTTGGTACTCGGCTGATTCCCAGTATTTGGTTATTACCTCATTATAGGCCTTAATGGCTTTTTCGCGCTGCTCCGATTTTTCAAAGGCCAGTGCTGCTTTCATCAGGTAGGCTGGCGTGAAATATTTATTCGGCCTGTAGCTGGCCGCTTTCTCATAATAGCGTGCAGCGTCCTTGTAGTTTTGCTCCTCCATGTACGCATCGCCAATCAGGCTGTAGGCCCGTGCCTGGATGAGCAAATCCTTTGAGCTGAAATCACTTAGGTACAGGCGTGCCGCTTCGAATTTCCCCTGCTTCAAAAAACTAACTCCGGCATAAAAATGGGCCAGGTTGGCGGCATCGGTAATGCCGTATTCATCAATTATATCAATAAAGCCCAGGTTATTGCCATCGCCATTCAGAGCCAGGTTCAGGCTGTCGGCCTCGAAGTAATAAATGGCCTGGAACATCTCCTTCTGTGCTTCGGCTTCAAGACTGTCTTTGTAGTAGGTAAAGCCAAAGTACCCTACAACCACCAAGGCTATAGCAAGGGCAATTCCACCCACCAGTTTGGGGTGGCGCTCCATCCAGGTTTCAGCGCTTTCCAATTTTTCGGCAAGTGCTTCAGGGTTCTCCAGTAATTCGTTTTGATTGGGTAATTTCTTGCTCATGGTAAAAAATTAGCCCCGCTCGGGGCGGGGCGCAAAACTACTAATAACCCGATATTTAACAAAAACAGGTTAGTCGGTAATGAAGGGATAACCGGGTTCGGCATAGATGTCAGTTAGCGCTTCGGCCGGATCAGGAAATTCTGATTCTTCTGCAAATCGAACACTTTCCTCAACCTGGGCATTTACACGGTTCTCGATTTCTTCGAGTTCTTTTTCGTTGGCCATTTTGTTAGCTAAAATGGTTTTCCTTACTACTTCAATGGGATCGCGCTGTTTGTATTGTTCCACTTCTTCTTTGGTACGGTACTTCTGTGGGTCCGACATGGAGTGGCCTTTATAGCGATAGGTTCTGAATTCAAGTAAGGTGGGTCCATCGCCTGTGCGTGCACGTATGGCGGCTTTCGCAACAGCGTGATGTACATCTTCAACCCGCATGGCATCCACCGGTTCAGAGGGCATGTCGTACGCTTCACCCAGTGTGTAAAGTTCATGTACGTTGGAGGTTCGCTTTACGGAAGTGCCCATGGCATAGCCGTTGTTTTCAATCACAAAAATTACCGGCAGTTTCCACAACATGGCCAGGTTAAGTGCTTCATGAAAAGCCCCTTGCCTTACTGCACCATCGCCCATATAGCAAATACATACATTACCCGTTTTGTTGTATTTCTCGGCCAAAGCTATTCCGGCACCCAGGGGTATTTGTCCCCCAACAATCCCGTGGCCTCCCATAAAGTTTACCGCTTTATCAAAAATATGCATGGAGCCGCCCTTACCTTTGGAACATCCCGTTGCTTTGCCATACAATTCGGCCATTACTGCATTGGGGCTTGTACCCAGTGCCAGCGGATGCGCGTGGTCGCGGTAGGCGGTAATCCACTTGTCGCCTTTCGTAAGAGCCGTGGCTGCTCCGGCTGCGCAGGCTTCCTGACCTATATATAGATGACAAAAGCCTTTTATCTTTTGCATACCATAAAGCTGGCCTGCCTTTTCTTCGAACCTGCGCATCAGCAACATGCTTTCAAACCAGAACAGGTAGGTTTCCTTTGAGAACTCCGTTTTACCGGTTTTGGAAGGCTCACTTTTGGTAGCTTTGGTTGTCGTTGCCATATCTCTATTTTTGATAGGAACTGCGAAAATAATCGCCCAAACGGCAAACGCCAAAGTAATTCAGTTAATCGTGCAACTTACCAACCTGCGGCTTAGTAATTTCAGAAACTATGAGGAGGCCAACCTGGAATTTCCATCAAAAATTACCTGCCTGGTTGGATTAAATGGTAGCGGAAAAACCAGCCTGCTGGAGGCTATTCATTATTTATCTTCCACCCGTAGTTTTCTGGGTGTTCCGGATAACCAACTTTTGCGTTACGGGGCCAGTTATTTTTCCGTTCAGGGTAGTTTTAGTATGACTGATAACTGCCATGAGGTGGCCTGTCAGGTGCAACCGGGCGTCAAAAAAATATTCAGCATTAACGGTAAGGAATATGAAAAACTGAGTGAACACGTTGGAAGATTTCCGGTAGTGGTGATAGCCCCCACGGATATTGACCTTGTTCGCGATGGAAGCGAAACGCGAAGGAAATTTTTTGACAGCATCATTTCGCAGGTTGATACGGCTTACCTGAATAGGCTGGTTACTTACAATAAAGTGTTGAAGCAACGCAACAGCCTTTTGACGCTCTTTGCAGAGCGAAAATTTCAGGATTTGCAGTTGTTGCAATCGTACGATGAGCAGTTGGTGAATACCGGTGTACCGATTGCAGACAGGCGAAAACAATTTATACAAGAGTTTAAACCGTTTTTTGATGCTGCTTACTCCTTTGTTGCCGGAGGTGAAGAGGGAGCAGCAGTGAATTATCACACAGCCGTTGCCAATGCAGATTATGTGCAGGCATTGGAAAGAAGCCTGCAGCGCGACCTGGCCCTGCAACGAACCCACGTGGGTATTCACCGCGATGATTTTGAATTTAAGTTCGCACATGGCGAGTTAAAGAAACTGGGTTCGCAGGGTCAGCAAAAGTCATTTTTGGTTGCTCTTAAACTGGCCCAGCTAGAGTGGCTCAACCGGTATAAAGGCTTTTATTCCATTCTGTTGGTGGATGATATTATGGATAAGCTGGATGATGTTCGTATGAAGCATGTATTGGAGCGGGTGTCGTCACACCAAACCGGTCAGCTTTTTATTACAGATGCTGCTGTCGATCGGGCATCAACCCTTTTTAAACATTTGCAATCAGAATATGATATCTTTAACGTAAACCGGGGAGTTATCAGCAGGTAAACATGGGTGATAAACGAAATAAAGGCAATACGCAGTCTATCGCTGAGGCTATCCGGGGCTTACTGAATTCCTATCGCCTGGAAACAAAATTTGATGAGGCCACCATTATTGCCTCCTGGCAAGACCTAGTCGGAACCCCTATCGCCAACCGTACCAAAAAAGTATTTATCCGAAACAGGATACTTTATGTTGAGTTCAATACACCCTCCATGAAAAACGATTTCATTCTTCATAAGGGCAAAATTCTGGCATTATTTCAGGAACGCTTTGGAAAGCAGGTCGTAAACGACATTGTTATACTGTAACGCACCTGTCCGTTCAGGAGCGTTCCTTAAAATGTTTGACGAAACCAAAAAACCGTATAATTTTGCACTCCTCATTTTAAAAAACCTGATTTCAGGTGCATAAAGCGAGGTTTTAAAAGGCGTTCATCGGCATACTTTGGGGATTGGCAAATGGCATGAGATGGCCCCGATTTCCAAACTGAAACTGGGGGAATACCAAAGCGGCCAACTGGGACAGACTGTAAATCTGTTGTCTTATGACTTCCTAGGTTCGAATCCTAGTTCCCCCACCCAATTGTGAGTGACGATTGTAGGCTTTGGAAAACTCTGAGTTCTGCAATCTAAAGCGTCAATTGAAACGCGGGAGTCCAGACGTTGCTGTGCAAGTCTGGATGCAGACAAGGCTTCGCCTTCGTCTGCATAGCTCAGTTAAAATGAGCCTCAAGATGGCAGAGAAGTTCTCTTAATAAATGAGGAGAAAACAGGCGGGAGTAGCTCAGTTGGTAGAGCGGCAGCCTTCCAAGCTGCAGGTCGCGGGTTCGAGCCTCGTCTCCCGCTCTGAGTTCAGTTGTTAGTTACCGGTTGTTGGTTGTTAGAGAACAAGCGATTAACAACCAACAACTAACGGCCAGTATGCTGTTGTAGCTCAGGGGTAGAGCACTTCCTTGGTAAGGAAGAGGTCGAGGGTTCAATTCCCTTCAACAGCTCAGGTATATGATGCATTCGGATGCCGAAGTGAATCAAGCCGTGATTCACGTAAAAATTATTGATTGATAGTAAAACCATGTTATTTCCGGGTGCGTAGCGAACACCGGTAACGGAAATGTTTGGTTTTCCGAATAAACCCTTATTCGACAGGCTTACCATGTTTAGGGTGTGTGCTTCTTAATAAGTTAAGAGGTAATATTGATTTGTAACAACTTAAATTGATTTATACACTTTAAACTGGATTTTCAACAATGGCTAAAGAAACATTTGATCGTTCGAAACCCCACGTAAACGTTGGTACCATCGGTCACGTTGACCACGGTAAAACAACCCTTACTGCGGCTATCACCAAAGTGCTCGCGAAGAAAGGTCTCGCTGCTGAGCGCGACTTCTCTTCTATTGACAACGCTCCCGAAGAAAAAGAGCGTGGAATTACCATCAACACCTCACACGTTGAGTATCAGACTGAAAAGCGTCACTACGCACACGTTGACTGTCCCGGTCACGCTGACTATGTAAAGAACATGGTTACCGGTGCCGCGCAGATGGACGGTGCCATTCTTGTAGTGGCCGCCACCGATGGTCCCATGCCTCAAACCCGCGAGCACATCCTGCTGGCCCGCCAGGTAGGTGTACCTGCCCTGGTAGTATTTATGAACAAGGTCGACCTTGTAGATGACCCTGAATTACTTGACCTGGTTGAAATGGAAGTACGCGAATTGCTTTCTTCCTATGATTTCCCTGGCGACAAAATTCCTGTAATCCGTGGTTCGGCCCTTGGCGGACTGAATGGCGAGCCGAAGTGGGTTGAAAAAATTGAAGAACTGATGAATGCGGTTGATGAGTACATCCCGCTGCCGGTTCGGTTGATTGACAAGGACTTCCTGATGCCGGTTGAAGACGTCTTCTCAATTACCGGTCGGGGTACGGTAGCCACCGGGCGTATTGAGCGCGGTGTTATCAAAACCGGTGATGCCGTTCAGATTCTCGGCATGGGTGCCGAAAACCTTTCGTCAGTTATTACCGGTGTGGAGATGTTCCGCAAGATTCTTGACAGAGGCGAAGCCGGTGACAACGTAGGGTTGTTGCTCCGTGGTATTGAAAAAGACCAAATCCGCAGGGGTATGGTTATTTGCAAACCCGGTTCCGTAACTCCGCACGCTAAATTTAAAGCCGAAGTTTACGTTCTGTCTAAAGAAGAAGGCGGCCGTCATACCCCGTTCTTTAACAAGTATCGTCCGCAGTTCTATTTCCGCACTACCGATGTTACCGGTGAGATTAAACTCCCTGCCGGTGTTGAAATGGTTATGCCTGGCGATAACATTTCCATTGAGGTTGAATTGATCAACAAAATCGCTATGGAAAAGGGACTCCGTTTCGCTATCCGCGAGGGTGGTCGTACGGTAGGTTCCGGTCAGGTAACTGAAATCCTCGACTAAACAGTAAATCAACAGGTTAGCCCAATTACCAAGGGGCATGGAAAGGCGTTTCTGAATTTTTAAGAAGCGCCTTTGTTTTATACATTACTCTTTCTACCTTTGCAGTCCTTTTGGGTTTCGCGAGGTTTGATGGTGTAATCTGGTGTTTCTCAAGAGGTTGTGAGTCTGCAAGCTCTGGGGTTAAAGCCGGTTTTTTTACGGGTGTAGCTCAATTGGCAGAGCAGCGGTCTCCAAAACCGCAGGCTGGGAGTTCGAGTCTCTCCACCCGTGCGAAGGTAATTCAGGTGGAAAGCCTGGGAGTCCTGACAAGCCGTTACAACGGTTGGTCAGGATGCTGATCGGAGCATCAGCATTCGAGTCTCTCCACCCGTGCAAAGTAAATTCCGGGTTAAACCCGGTCAGAACAATAAAACGCGAAAGGCCTTAGTCATGCAAAAACTTACCACCTATATCGCAGAGTCCTGGGATGAAATCAAAAACAAGGTTTCATGGTCAAGCTATAAGGAGTTGCAGGGCAGTGCCATCCTGGTGCTGGTTGCTTCCACCATTTTTGCGCTTGTAATTGGCGGTATTGATTGGGTTTTTAAAACGGGGTTAGAGTGGTTTTACCGTGAATTTTAAATGGCAGCGGTGATGGGCGAGTTAAAGTGGTATGTTCTTCGGGTAATCAGCGGCCAGGAAAAAAAGGTTAAGACCTACCTGGAAAACGAGATTGAACGGGAAAAACTAAGGGAGTATATCCCGCAGGTGTTAATCCCTTCGGAAAAAGTGTACGAAATGCGTGGCGGTAAAAAGCGCGTACGGGAGAGAAATTTCTTTCCGGGTTATGTGCTGATTTCAGCCGACTTGTCGCATGGAGAGGCATTTCACTCGGTAAACAACATCCCGGGTGTTATTGGTTTTTTAGGCAGCAATGGTACGGGGTCCTCAAAAGATCCGGTTCCGCTCCGGCAATCCGAAGTAAACCGCATTTTAGGAAAGGTTGACGAGATAGACACGTTTGATGAAAAACTGGAAACCCCGTTTATCAAAGGCGAGTCGGTTAAAGTAATGGATGGACCTTTCAGCGGGTTTACCGGCACAGTTGAAGAGATATTTGAAGAGAAAAAGAAACTGAATGTGATGGTAAAAATATTCGGCCGCAATACACCGGTGGAATTGAATTACATGCAGGTTGAGAAATTAGATTAAGAACACAGATATGGCAAAGGAAGTAACAGGGTATTTGAAATTACAGGTAAAAGGAGGCGCGGCCAATCCGTCACCACCAATCGGTCCGGCTTTGGGTAGCAAGGGTCTAAACATCATGGATTTTTGCAAACAGTTTAATGCGCGTACACAGGACAAACCCGGACAGTTATTGCCGGTGCTGATTACCATCTACAATGATAAGTCGTTTGACTTCGTCATCAAAACACCTCCGGCTGCTAACCTCATTCTGGAGGCCATGAAAAAGCAGAAAGGTTCCGCTGAACCAAACAGGAACAAAATCGGCTCCATTACCTGGGACCAGGTAAAAAAAATAGCCGAAACAAAAATGCCCGATCTGAACGCTTTTAAAATTGAATCGGCAATGAAAATGATTGCCGGTACGGCCCGCAGTATGGGTGTTACTGTATCAGGAACACCTCCGTGGAAAAACTAAAACTTGGTTGACGGTTACTTAAAAAGTCATGGCACGTATATCAAAAAACAGAAAAGCCGTAATTGGCAAGTATAACCTCGAAAAGGAATATTCGCTGGAGGATGCTTCAAAAATGCTGAAGGAAATTACCTTCACCAAGTTCGATGCCTCCGTTGATCTGGATGTTCGCCTGGGCGTGGATCCGAAAAAATCCGACCAGATGGTTCGCGGAGTAGTGTCACTGCCGCACGGCATCGGCAAGACCGTCCGCGTACTGGTACTTTGCACGCCTGATAAGGTTCAGGAAGCAAAAGATGCCGGGGCTGACCATGTTGGTCTTGACGATTACATCCAGAAAATTGAAGGCGGCTGGACGGATATCGATGTGATCATCTGTACTCCCACCGTAATGGCCAAGGTAGGTAAACTTGGCAAGGTGTTAGGCCCCCGCGGCTTAATGCCCAACCCCAAATCAGGAACTGTTACGCTCGAAGTCGGTAAAGCCGTCAAAGAAGTAAAGGCCGGTAAAATCGA encodes:
- a CDS encoding 50S ribosomal protein L1 codes for the protein MARISKNRKAVIGKYNLEKEYSLEDASKMLKEITFTKFDASVDLDVRLGVDPKKSDQMVRGVVSLPHGIGKTVRVLVLCTPDKVQEAKDAGADHVGLDDYIQKIEGGWTDIDVIICTPTVMAKVGKLGKVLGPRGLMPNPKSGTVTLEVGKAVKEVKAGKIDFKIDKAGIIHVSIGKASFPAEKIRDNALEMIQTIAKLKPASAKGAYFKSISISSTMSPGIRIDTSTIAGI